Proteins encoded in a region of the Solanum dulcamara chromosome 9, daSolDulc1.2, whole genome shotgun sequence genome:
- the LOC129903207 gene encoding beta-amyrin 28-monooxygenase-like — protein sequence MDLLLLYFVTTLAIIINFLFKYFFVKPKEKIPLAPGTFGWPIIGETIQFLVSLYYGLVHEFVQKRTKKYNSNVFKTSLFGQKVVIFSGPTANKFIFTNGNKLLIGWRPNSVQKLFPSTSFVPIEHDTKRAQNIISYFLNSRNVEKIISTMDSMSHTHLENHWKGNNEVIVFDLVKLFTFSLSIKAFIGIEESDNKILNLYEKFKIFTRGLLVMDINLPGTTFYKAMKAGNELRKEMKVIIEERRAKLLENSNLSNVYNDLLTQLIIEQDEDGKYMTEVEIVDKVFGFIIGSYDTTATTITLTMKYLNQKPEFFNEIMEEHNEISRQMIPRKELCWNDIQKMRKTWSFVNEVLRNTPIVQGIFREAMEDFTYEGFHIPKGWKIYLSFGATQKNGEYFPNPTKFDPSRFEGNGLVPYTSVPFGGGHRMCPGREFARISILVFLHHVLKIFRWEAKVPLENIMYPFFLLAIPKDGYPVTLSTA from the exons ATGGACCTCTTACTCCTATATTTTGTAACCACCCTTGCTATAATCatcaattttttattcaaatatttctttgtCAAGCCTAAAGAAAAAATCCCTTTAGCTCCAGGTACATTTGGTTGGCCTATTATTGGAGAAACTATCCAATTCCTTGTATCACTTTACTATGGATTGGTCCATGAGTTTGTTCAAAAAAGAACCAAAAAATACAACTCCAATGTATTCAAAACTTCATTATTTGGCCAAAAAGTGGTTATTTTTTCAGGTCCAACAGCTAACAAATTCATATTCACCAATGGCAATAAACTTTTGATTGGTTGGAGACCTAATTCTGTTCAAAAACTTTTCCCTTCTACATCATTTGTTCCTATAGAACATGATACCAAAAGGGCACAAAATATCATTAGCTATTTCTTGAACTCAAgaaatgttgagaaaattattAGTACTATGGACTCTATGTCACATACACACTTGGAAAATCATTGGAAGGGGAATAATGAAGTAATAGTGTTTGATCTAGTGAAGTTATTCACTTTCTCCCTTTCTATTAAAGCCTTCATAGGCATCGAAGAATCGGATAATAAAATCTTGAATCTTTACGAGAAATTCAAGATTTTTACAAGAGGTCTTTTGGTAATGGACATAAATCTACCTGGCACAACATTTTATAAGGCAATGAAAGCTGGGAAtgaattaagaaaagaaatgaaggTCATCATTGAAGAAAGAAGAGCAAAATTACtagaaaattcaaatttgtCAAATGTTTATAATGATTTGTTAACACAATTGATTATTGAACAAGATGAAGATGGCAAGTATATGACTGAGGTTGAAATTGTAGACAAAGTATTTGGATTTATTATTGGTAGTTATGATACTACTGCTACAACTATTACTTTGACCATGAAGTACCTTAATCAGAAGCCTGAGTTCTTTAATGAAATAATGGAAG AGCACAATGAGATATCAAGACAGATGATTCCAAGAAAAGAGCTATGTTGGAATGACAttcaaaaaatgaggaaaacttggaGCTTTGTGAATGAAGTATTAAGAAACACACCAATTGTTCAAGGCATTTTTAGAGAAGCCATGGAGGATTTCACTTATGAAGGCTTCCACATACCAAAAGGATGGAAG ATATATTTGAGTTTTGGAGCTACACAAAAGAATGGTGAATACTTTCCAAATCCTACAAAGTTTGATCCTTCTAGATTTGAAGGAAATGGACTAGTTCCTTATACATCAGTTCCATTTGGTGGAGGACATAGAATGTGCCCTGGAAGAGAATTTGCAAGAATATCGATTCTTGTTTTTCTTCATCATGTACTGAAAATTTTTAGGTGGGAGGCTAAAGTTCCTTTAGAAAATATAATGTACCCATTTTTTCTACTAGCCATCCCAAAAGATGGATATCCTGTTACCCTTTCTACTGCTTAA